A DNA window from Nerophis lumbriciformis linkage group LG03, RoL_Nlum_v2.1, whole genome shotgun sequence contains the following coding sequences:
- the LOC133576145 gene encoding transcriptional repressor scratch 1-like gives MPRSFLVKQPKVHESWLCNYYQDSCSVTHAITDSTSDLNVRLSDNGYIRDYIIPSVMQNTKKSKQTSSCLQECIGGSSGDEFSDHDTDDPDSPVSSTGTVESDCSGAELETSIINAFLMSDGRARQRRRRKEAIAEGAGSAGHGPRSKTKGRHACGECGKSYATSSNLSRHKQTHRSLDSQQARECPTCHKVYVSMPALAMHMLTHDLKHACDVCGKAFSRPWLLQGHMRSHTGEKPFACAHCGKAFADRSNLRAHMQTHSPAKHYSCQRCRKSFALKSYLNKHCESACFRGRQAEDDCN, from the exons ATGCCTCGCTCCTTTCTGGTGAAGCAGCCCAAGGTTCACGAGTCCTGGCTGTGCAACTATTACCAGGATTCCTGCTCCGTGACGCATGCCATCACTGACTCTACCTCCGACCTCAATGTCCGACTCAGCGATAATG GCTACATCCGTGATTACATCATCCCATCCGTGATGCAGAACACAAAGAAGTCCAAGCAGACGTCTTCGTGTTTACAAGAATGCATCGGCGGCAGCAGCGGGGACGAGTTCTCCGACCACGACACGGACGATCCGGACAGTCCGGTATCCAGCACCGGAACCGTCGAGTCGGACTGTAGCGGCGCAGAGTTGGAGACCAGCATCATCAATGCCTTCCTCATGTCGGACGGACGCGCCCGCCAGAGACGACGGCGCAAAGAGGCGATCGCCGAGGGCGCCGGGTCAGCCGGCCACGGTCCCCGATCCAAAACCAAAGGCCGCCACGCGTGCGGCGAGTGCGGCAAATCGTACGCCACGTCGTCCAACCTGAGCCGACACAAGCAGACTCACCGCAGCCTGGACAGCCAGCAGGCCAGGGAGTGTCCCACCTGCCACAAGGTCTACGTGTCCATGCCGGCCCTCGCCATGCACATGCTGACCCACGACCTCAAGCACGCGTGCGACGTGTGCGGCAAAGCCTTCAGCCGGCCATGGCTGCTGCAGGGTCATATGCGGTCGCACACGGGAGAGAAGCCCTTCGCCTGCGCCCACTGCGGCAAAGCCTTCGCCGACCGCTCCAACCTCCGCGCTCACATGCAGACGCACTCGCCAGCCAAGCACTACTCGTGTCAGCGCTGCCGCAAAAGCTTCGCACTCAAGTCCTACTTAAACAAGCACTGTGAGTCCGCTTGCTTCCGAGGACGCCAAGCAGAGGACGACTGCAACTGA